The following coding sequences lie in one Montipora foliosa isolate CH-2021 chromosome 11, ASM3666993v2, whole genome shotgun sequence genomic window:
- the LOC137976960 gene encoding integrase/recombinase xerD homolog, with protein sequence MWCEFSAAFPNHLQPLVSRVQETVLASKAEGTIRTYLAGFKRWKLWASSNCFCHVPANSFHVAAYLQCLISEANSPSPVLNAVYSIDWAQRLAGLPKVSDHPIVSSMVSASQRILGKPKAKKEPITSEMLKALVTSKISDKSPSLSDLRTVALCLLGYAGFFRFSELCSIRACDIKFFPTYVSIFLESSKTDQFRDGAWVAIARSNQDTCPVKALEQYIAAAKIDLGEDLPLFRALSSSRSTSKVRRQGLSYSRAREIVKDAFKDITDVSCISLHSLRAGGATAAANAGINDRLFKRHGRWLSENANNGYVKDNFQSLLSVSKSLGI encoded by the coding sequence ATGTGGTGCGAATTCTCTGCCGCATTCCCTAATCATCTGCAGCCATTGGTTAGCCGCGTTCAGGAAACAGTGCTTGCTTCGAAAGCGGAAGGCACCATTCGTACTTATTTGGCTGGTTTTAAGCGCTGGAAGCTTTGGGCTTCGTCTAACTGCTTTTGCCACGTGCCTGCCAATTCGTTTCATGTTGCGGCCTACTTACAATGCCTGATTTCTGAAGCCAACTCTCCTTCTCCTGTACTTAATGCTGTTTACAGTATCGACTGGGCTCAACGCTTGGCTGGTCTGCCGAAGGTCTCCGACCATCCTATTGTTTCTTCCATGGTTAGTGCGTCCCAAAGAATTCTGGGAAAACCGAAGGCAAAGAAAGAGCCCATCACCAGCGAAATGTTGAAAGCGCTTGTAACTTCCAAGATTTCAGATAAGTCCCCCTCTTTGTCCGACTTGAGGACAGTAGCCTTATGTCTCTTAGGTTATGCTGGCTTTTTTCGTTTCAGTGAGTTATGCTCTATAAGAGCTTGTGACATTAAATTTTTTCCTACTTATGTGTCTATATTTTTAGAATCGTCCAAGACAGACCAATTTCGTGACGGAGCGTGGGTTGCAATCGCGCGGTCGAATCAAGACACGTGCCCCGTTAAGGCGTTGGAGCAATACATTGCGGCCGCAAAAATTGATCTTGGTGAGGATTTGCCGTTGTTTAGAGCTTTATCGTCCTCTAGATCCACCTCCAAGGTCCGGCGCCAAGGCTTGAGCTACAGCAGAGCCCGGGAGATCGTTAAGGACGCTTTTAAGGACATAACAGACGTTTCCTGTATAAGTCTTCACAGTCTCAGGGCCGGAGGAGCCACCGCGGCCGCCAATGCGGGCATTAATGATAgactttttaaaagacatggTCGTTGGTTGAGTGAGAATGCCAACAATGGCTACGTTAAAGACAATTTTCAATCCTTACTATCCGTCTCGAAATCTTTAGGAATTTGA